The Chryseobacterium sp. JV274 sequence AGATTTTGTAAGGAGTGAAGAATAGTTAAGGGAACAGCTGAAGCTATTAGTAAGCAGACTGCTTTATTCATCGTTGATGAATCTTAACTTATCTTAAAATCTTTACTGTTCTTAATGGTTTAAGATTTTTCTAATTACTCATTATTCATTATTCATCATTCCAGCTTCAGAGCAATATTCCTATGTGACTCGATAATTTCCACCAGGATTTCAAAAAGAGTCTGCCCTTTTCCTTCAGTCAAATCATCTAATTTCTGCTGAATTAATTCTATATTGAATGGTTTTCCCTGCCTGATTTTGTTTTCGTAGAATTCACGAGTGGTTGTAAAGCCAAGATCTTCTTTTGATTTCTGTGATTCTTTCCAGATGATTTCAATTTCTTCTTTGTTTTCAAATACTCCGAAACCACCGTAGAGAATATCATCAAAGCCATCCAGCGTTCCTACTTTCCAATCCACATCCTTCATCAGAACATTGGAAATTTCTTTGTAGAAACCAGCTAAAGACGAAAAATGACCGCCATGGATGACGATCATTTTTCTTGTATTATTATTTGAAGTATTCAACACCGTTTTTGAATATATTGTGATAATTCGCGGTTGGTATATTTTTCATGAGGCCTTCAGCAAATCGTTCCGGGTGTCCCATTCTTCCGTAGATTTTTCCACATGGGCTGGTGACACCTTCGATTCCGAATAATGAGTTATTCGGGTTGAACGGCATTCCGTGAGCGATGTTTCCATCGAAATCGATGTACTGAGTCGCAATCTGTCCGTTTTCATATAACTTTTTGATTTCTTCTTCTGAAGCCATGAAACGTCCTTCTCCGTGAGAAATCGGAATGGTGAAAGTCTGACCTTTCATTCCTTTTAACCAAGGGCTTTCATCATTCACCACTCTTACCGTTACCATCTGAGAGATGTGTCTTCTGATGGCATTGTGAGCTAACGTCGGAGAGTTTTCATCCAAATCTTTGATTCTTCCGTAAGGCAGCAATCCTGATTTAACAAGAGCCTGGAATCCGTTACAGATACCGATGATCATACCGTCTCTGTCTAATAATTCATGAACTGCATTTTTCATCTTCTCGTTTTTCAGAACGTTAACAATGAATTTTGCAGAACCGTCCGGCTCGTCACCTGCGGAAAAACCTCCTGAGAATGCCAGAATCTGAGAGGTTCTGATCTCTTCTACCCATGTATCAATGCTTTCCTCCAATAACTGGTGGTTGATATTGATCAAAGGCAGACTGCTAACTACAGCTCCTTCTTTCTGGAATGCATTCAGCGTGTCATATTCACAGTTGGTTCCCGGGAATACCGGAGCAAACACTTTCGGCTGTGCGATTCCGTGTTTTTTAATGATGATATTTCTTGGATGGATTGAGTTTGATTTTTCATCAATTTCAACCGTGATCTTTTCTTTTTCTACTGTCGGGAAAAGGTTCTCGAATGTATTTGTATTGGCAGATACAAGGTCTACGATATTGGATTCAAGACCATTGATTTTTACAATCCCTGAATCTTTTACTTCCCCAATAAGCTGAAGAGCAGCTGAGCTTAATTCTTCTTTTGCTTCAATGATTAAGCTTCCGATATTTTTAGCCAATAAAACGTTTTCATCAGCATTGATCTCAGCACCTAATCTGTTTCCGAAACTCATTTTTGCTAAAGCTACTGCAAGACCTCCTTCTTTCACTGTTTTCACAGAAACAATTTTCCCAGCTTTAATATTTTCGAAAATGAATTCAAAAACTTCTTTTAAAGCATTATAATTCGGAAGTCCGCTTTCCTGAGCAATATGATTAAAGAAATACAATTTATTTCCAGCATTTTTTAATTCAGGAGAGATGATATTTTCTTTATCTCCGTTGGCACATGCAAAAGAAATCAAGGTTGGCGGAACATTAAGATCCTGATAAGTTCCACTCATGGAATCTTTCCCTCCGATAGCCGCAAGACCCAAATTGATCTGTGCATCATAAGCTCCTAAAAGTGAAGCTAAAGGTTTACCCCATTTTTCCGGGTTTTGTCCTAGTTTCTCGAAGTATTCCTGGAAACTTAATCTGATGTTTTTGTAATCACCTCCCATCGCTACAATCTTCGCCACACTCTCTACTACAGCGTAAGATGATCCTAACAGTGAATTTTGTTTTGAAATTTCAGCATCAAATCCCCAGCTCGCCAAAGAAACTGTTTTAATATCTTTTGCTCCTAAAACAGGTAATGTCTGCACACTTCCTTCCATCAGGGTCTGCTGGTATTTTCCTCCTAAAGGCATTGCTACTGTAGTTCCTCCTACTGAAGAGTCGAACATTTCAAGCAGTCCTTTTTGGGAAGCTACATTTTTATCTTTTAAAATGGTCAGGAAGTTTTCTGCTGTGAAAGCTTTGGTTTCTTCTTTTACGTCTTCAAGGTGAGTGATTTTCACTTCCTGAGATTTTGAACATCCGTTGGTATCTAAGAAAGCTCTTGAAAGGTCTACAATTTTGTCTCCTTTCCAGAACATCTGCATTCTTCCTGAATCTGTTACTTTTGCTACTTCTACAGCAACAATGTTTTCAGCTTCACAGAATTTAATGAATTTTTCTTTATCCTGAGGATCTACGACCACTGCCATTCTTTCCTGAGATTCAGAAATAGCCAGTTCAGTTCCGTTTAATCCTTCATATTTTAAGGGTAATACATCAAGGCTTACTTCTAAAGAATCTGCAATTTCGCCGATTGCCACAGAAACACCTCCTGCTCCAAAGTCGTTTGATTTTTTGATCAGCTTCGTCACTTCAGGATTTCTGAATAGTCTCTGAATTTTACGTTCTTCTACTGCATTTCCTTTCTGAACTTCAGAACTCATGGTGTGGATTGAAGTCTCGTCCTGTTCTTTTGAACTTCCGCTTGCACCTCCAACTCCGTCACGACCTGTTGCGCCTCCTAAAATAATAATTGAATCACCATTTTCAGGTTTTTCACGTCTTACCCAGTCTACAGGAACAGCTCCGGTAACGAAACCAACTTCCATTCTCTTCGCTTTGTACCCTTCGTCATAGATTTCGGAAACCATTGTCGTCGCAAGACCGATCTGGTTACCATAAGATGAATATCCGTTGGCAGCCTGTTTTGTAATGGTTTTCTGAGGTAATTTGCCTGGTAATGTTTTGTCAACCGGCTCCAAAACGTCCGCAGCACCCGTTAATCTCATTGCCTGGAAAACGAAAGATCTTCCGGATAATGGGTCTCTGATCGCTCCTCCTAAACAAGTAGATGCTCCACCAAAAGGTTCAATTTCCGTTGGGTGATTGTGGGTTTCGTTTTTGAATAATAAATACCAAGGCTCTTTTTTACCATCATATTCGGCTTCGATCTGGATAGTACATGCATTGATCTCATCAGAAATGACAAGGTTATCAAGATTCCCCGTTTTATGGAAATATTTACCGCATACTGTTGCCAGATCCATTAGGGAAATTGGCTTTAATTCACGGCCTAAGAATTTTCTTTTTTCAATATAGTCATTGAAGATCGTTTCCAATGTATGTTTGAACTGACCTTCAAACTGAATGTCTGACAATTCTGTTTCAAACGTAGTGTGACGACAGTGGTCACTCCAATACGTGTCTAATACTTTTAATTCTGTTTCCGTAGGATTTCTTTGCTCAGTTTTGAAGTATTCCTGAATAAATTTCAGGTCATCCAACCCTAATGCAAAACCATGATTGTTATAGAAATTCTCTAGTTCCGCATCATTGAAACTGATGAAATTTTCGTGAATGATTACTTTTGATGGGGTTTCATCTGCAGGAATATCCAAAATTGATAAGTCTTTTTCCTGAGATTCCACTTTGTTGATCAGAAGGTCTTTGATTTTAACCAAATCTGCTTCAGAAACTCCTTCAAATTCGATTAATTTTCCACTTCTTACTTTTGATTTTTCATTTTCTGTAAGCAATGCAATACACTGCTGCGCAGAATCTGCTCTCTGATCATACTGGCCAGGCAAAAACTCCATTCCGAAATGAACAGCTTTTGATGGGTTTTCTGTATGTAAAATATCAGTAACAGGGTCTACGAAGGTATTGTTTACCACTTTTTCAAATTCTCCGTCATTCAAATTGAAAATATCATACACATTGTATACTTTCACGCTTTGAACTGCCGGAACAACCGCTTTTACTTCATCAAAAATTTTTGGACTTTCAACATCGAAAATTCCTCTTTTTTCTACGAAAATTCTTTTGTTATTAGACATTAGATGTCAGATTTTTAATATTAGATTTATTTTTTATTGTCAAATTTATTTCTTGCTATCTCTATTGAACGATGCAATTTTTCAAGCAAAACTTTTTCAGAAGGTAAGATAAGTAAATATTCTGCTACTTTTATATTATCCCCTTCCAGATTCATAAGTTCAATATGTTCGGAATTTTTTCCTGAACAAAGGATTAAACCAATGGGTGGGTTTTCCCCTTCTACTTTTTCATATTTATTAAGATAGGAGAGATAAAGCTCCATTTGTCCTTTATGACTGGCTTCAAATTCACCTAATTTCAGTTCGATAACCACTAAAGATTTTAGTTTTCTGTGATAGAAAAGTAAATCCAGGTAATAATCTCTGTTATCTATTGTGATTCTTTTTTGTCTTGAAAGAAATGCAAAATCAGTTCCCAACTCAGAAATGAATTTTTGCAGTTCCACAATAATAGCTTCTTCTAAATCTTTTTCAGAAAAGGTATCTTTCAATTCTAAAAAGTCAAGAAAATAGGGATCTTTAAACACCAGATCAGGGTTTAAAATATTATTTTCAGACCAGTTTTTCAGTTCTTTATCTATTACTTCTTCGGGCTTTTTGCTTATGGCAGTACGCTCAAAAAGCAGAGAATTAATTTTGTCTCTTAAAGTTCTCACACTCCAATTTTCAATCTTACAAACTTCAAGATAAAATTTTCTTTTAGTATCTTCAGAAATGGGGATTAGGAGCAGGAAATGAGTCCATGATAATTGTCGCATCGCTGATGCGACAATTTCAAAATCATCAAAAACAGACGCAAACTGCATCATTTTTCGGATATTTTTTTCAGAAAAGGAATTTCCAAACTCTAAAGTAAGTTGTTGAGAAATTTGAAAAATAATCTCTTTACCATACTCCGCTCTTTTATTTCCTAAAACATCTTCATTTATTCTTTGTCCGATTTTCCAGTACAAAACCACCATTGCCGAGTTTACCTGAGCCGCAACCTGATACTTAGTCTTATCAACCAGCTCTTTCAGATCGGTAATTAATTGTTGATGGTTCTGATTTTGTAACATCACTTAAAAATTAAATATCAGATTTTTAATATTAAATTTATTTTTCTTTTTACTTTTCTGAACTTAAAGTTTCTTTCTTTAAATCCGTCTCTATTGGAAAATTTTGAAAGAGATTTTCCCTTCAACCATTATTCCGTACAAATTTAAAGGAATAAGTCTATCTTCTTCAAATTTGAGTCCTGGAATTTCCAATTTTATTTATTTGTTTCTAAATTTATTCGGATTATCCTTATGTTCTTTCTGATAGTCCTCCGCATTTTTTATTTCTTCTTTCAGCCAGTTTTCAAAAGAAATCTTCTTTTCATTAAAATCCCCTATTGCATAAAATATTTTGCCATCTTCTGAAACCAGGAACTTAAAACGGTAAAGCATATCCAGGTCCTTCTTTCTGTGATTATAGGTATTTACCTGATAATACGGGAAATTCTCTTTTGGTCTTTCTACAATTTCAAAAAACAGATTCTTTTCATTTTCAGATAACTTATTGTAAAAGTTTACATAATAAAGATCTGAAAGTTTTTTCTTCTGCTTTTCAAAGAACTGAAGGATGTTTTTTTCTTTTTCATTATACTGAAATGGATTCAGATAATATTTGCCATCAATTTCAACTTCATTACCGGATCGTTTTGCAACAGGCTGAACGGTTTGTCCTTTGGTATTCATGACTCCCCATTTTCCACCTACAATGGATCTGTGCTCGTCATTTGTTTTCTCCCAATCGCAGCCATCACAAAATGCGGCGTATCCATAATTAAAAGGTGAAGCAAAATCATGCTCAGCCGGAATCACAATCTTTCCGTTTCGGTCTGCAAATCCTACTTTACCATTTTTAACCAGTCTTCTCAGTCCTTCAGAGAAATAATCCGGTCCATTATCATACAGGAAAGGCTTGTAAAGGAATGTACCTTTTCTATCATATACATTTCCCCAGGCATTTTTTTCCGGTTTTTCCCCTTCCTTATCCCCATCAAAAAGAATGGTTTCTCCTTCTACAGGATCTCCATCTTTAAGGTATGAAAAGACTTTGAACTGCGCGGGAACAATTATTTTTCCCGCTTTATTTTTTACTCCAACCAGAGAGTCTTTGGATTTAAAATAATGCAGATCGTCTTTACCCTGAGAAAAGGATATGATTGGTGTCAATAAAATGGTTACCAGTAGTTTTTTCATATTAATTGGGGTTGGAAATAAAATATGCAGCCGAAAAGACTGCATATTGTTTTATACTTTAAGATCAGCTTCCAATCCTATTAAGTCTTTGTTTTGGTCAATAATCGGCTGTACCTCGTTCTTGACGAATTCTTCCGTCTGAATCGGCGCGAAACCAATAAAGTTCTTAGGATCTAAAACTTCTTTTAATTTTGATTTGTCTAGTTTTAAAGAATCATCATTCAGGATTCTTTCGATAAGGTCATTTTCTTTTCCTTCTTCTTTCACTTTTTTGGAAGCTTCCATAGAGTGAACTCTGATCACCTCGTGGATTTCCTGGCGGTCACCCCCAGCTTTCACTTCTTCCATGATGATATATTCTGTTGCCATGAAAGGAAGTTCTTCCATAATGTGCTTGTTGATTCTGTTCGGATATACTACAATTCCGTTCATGATGTTGTTCCAGATCAATAGAATTGCATCCACCGCTAAAAACGCCTGAGGAATTGTTAATCTCTTGTTCGCAGAGTCATCCAAAGTTCTTTCAAACCATTGTGTAGAAGCTACCATTGCAGAACTTGTTGTCAGAGACATCACGTATTTTGCCAACGCTCCGATTCTTTCACTTCTCATTGGATTACGTTTGTACGCCATTGCAGAGGAACCAATCTGGTTTTTCTCGAATGGTTCTTCAATTTCCTTAAGGTTTTGAAGTAAACGTAAGTCGTTTGTAAATTTGTGTGCAGACTGTGCAATATTTCCTAATAAAGCAACTACTTTCGCATCAATTTTTCTATCGTAAGTCTGTCCGGAAACTCCGAAAACTTTATCGAAACCGAATCTTTTTGAAAGTTCTTTATCTAAGTGTTTTACTTTAGAATAATCACCGTTGAAAAGTTCAAGGAAACTTGCAGCAGTTCCTGTAGTTCCTTTTACTCCTCTGAAACGAAGGGTTTCAAGGAAGAAATCCAATTCTTCGATATCAAGAACCAAACTCTGTAACCAAAGTGTCGCTCTTTTTCCAACGGTTGTCAACTGAGCTGGCTGAAAGTGTGTGAATCCTAAAGTAGGAAGATCTTTATACTGAATAGCAAAGTCTGCTAAATTCTTCATTACGTTAACCAACTTTTTCTTTAAGATTAAAAGTCCGTCACGAATCTGAATTAAGTCTGTATTGTCTCCTACAAAAGCCGAAGTTGCTCCCAGGTGGATAATCCCTTTTGCCGAAGGCGCCACATCCCCATAAGCGTGAACGTGGGCCATTACATCATGACGGAATTTCTTTTCATACTCTGCTGCTTTCTCATAATCGATATTTTCAGCATTAGCTTTTAACTCAGCGATCTGCTCGTCTGTAATTTCAAGTCCAAGGTCTTTTTCGATTTCAGCAAGAGCTATCCAAAGTTTTCTCCAATTCTGGAATTTGTTATTGTGTGAGAAGTTAAATAACATTTCTTCACTGGAGTAGCGCTCTTCCAATGGATTTTTGTAGGAATTCATTCGTTCTTTTACTTTTTAGATGTACAAAAATACGGTTTTTCAGTGAGAGATAAAAATCCTGTTTTGATGATTTTCATTCATGATTTTACTTATACTTTTGTCTTGAAACAAAAGTATACAAAAGTTCAAGACGGGAATCATCCGCTAAAAATTTGATTGTACTCCTAAAATTTCCAAACTCGCATGGATCATATGGTTCTGCTTCGGTTCTATCTTATAACCCATGCTCAGACAGTGGAAATTTTTTAACGGATTACATTCAAATTTTCCTAACGCTCCTGATTCCTGAGTCGATTAATAAACAACACATCACATTCAACCTTATTCCAACCCTAGCATTGAATTGTTATCATCATAAAAGCCAGAAAAATTCCTAAAACAGCTATAAACATTCCTAATATATTCAATAATAATATTATGAATTTATAACTTAAATTTTTAAAAAATGTTGCGACTGCAGGAATGATAAAAGTATTTGAAATCATTAGCATTATTGAAAAATTAAATCCTCCTTCAAGCGGAGAAAATCCTTTTTTAATAATGTATATATTGGCTGACAGTGTCAGTATATTTAAGATAATGATACTAATAGCTAGTATATAATTTATTCTTGATCGCACGAAAGTTCTGTAATTAGGACTACAAAATAACATTTTTTTCACTCATACTTTTACCTTGAAGCAAAAGTATACAAAAGTTCAAAACGGGAGTCATCCGCTAAAAATTTGATTGTACTCCTAAAATTCCCAAACTCGCATAGATCATACGGTTTTGCTTCGGTTTTATCTTATAACCCATGCTCAAACAGTGGAAATTTTTTAACGGATTCCATTCAAATTTTCTTAACGCTCCTGATTCCTAAGTCTATTGATAAAAGTACATAAAAAAGGCTGCCACATTTCTGAAGCAGCCTGTTTTACATTATTTTCATGAATCAAATTAATCAATAAGTCCGCATGGTGATCCCACAGAAATACATTTTTTTACAAATGAACACCAAAAATATCCCGGCAGACACATTGGGATGCCTCCCTGAACAGTTTTTAATTCTCTTTTTGAAAGTTTTCTTAGATTTTTCATAGTCTTATTTTTCTGATTTTTTCCTACTCTATATGCTTTTCGGATTACGCTTTAATTTGGTAACACCAATATACATTTTTTTCAGATACAAAAATATAAACCACTCATTTTATATAGTTTACAAATAAATCATTTATCAATATTATACTTTATTTTGAATTTAAAGATTCAACAACATCAATAAAAAATGCCCGGATGCATCTTAAATTTTAATGATTTTATCGTAGAATATTATCAAAGCCAAAATACTATTTTTGAAGTCTCCCAGAAAAAATAAATAATATCCAATATAGAAAACCAAAAATAATATCAAATATTATGTTAGCTGATTTTAATTGATGAGAAACTATAATATTATATATAATATCAATTACTATGATTATTCCACAAAACATCACTAAATATATAATTGCTCTTATAATAATTCTACTATTCATACATATCATAAATTACTTTAGTATTGTTTTTTTTATAAACAGTAAAGTAAGTAACGTCCTTATTCTTCGCTATAGAATCTCCTATTTTAATTAATGAAATTATTTTTAAATCTTCCAAATAAACTTTATTACCATCTGATGATTTGACAATATTAAAATGAGTCATAAGATCATATGAGTTTGAAATAACTTGTCCATTACAGTGCTGATTAAAATATTTATATTTAGATAGGTTGGGATCAAATATTTTTTTTATAATTTTCCCACAAAGCACAATTCCGAAGAATAATAAAATAATTTTGTTAATATTTCTTTTTAAAAATCCCATACAGATGTTTTAGATCATTTATAAAAGACTCCTTATGGAATACAAGTCCCGCTCATTTCCATATCTCAATCTTATATATTTCCATGTTCAATACTCAATTATAGATCGAACCAAATTGATTTGTATCCAAAGCTTAAAAGTAATAAAACTTATATTATAAAACAGAATTATATCAACAAAGCTCACAACAAAAAAACCACTCTTCCGAGTGGTTTGCCTATTCTTAAAATCTGATCTTACTGATAGATTATTTCATCATTCTTTTTGATCTGGTAGCTTTTTTTATAGGGAGTTAAAACATAGCTGTCTTTAATATAATCTCCACTTTTCCATATTTTCCCTTTTCCCTCTTTATTCAGGATAATACTTTTCGCTGCTCCATCCGGAATAAAAACTTCAGCTTTTTTCATGTCTTTCGTGAAAATTATGGCTGTCATTGAGGTATAACTTTTATCTGAATTTACTTCTTTGAGTTTTATTTTCTGATTAAATGTTTTTATACAATTATTTTTTAACTGTGAATAAGTATATCCTGCAGAACCGATACAACCGTGAACATCTCTATCACCTCCTAGAACAGGAGCCTGTTTTTGTGCAAAAACTAAAGTAGCAAGGAACATTGCACTGAATAAAATTGTTTTTTTCATATGTAAAATTTTTGTTTTCTGGTTGGTAGAACTATATCCCAAAATAGGGTATTAGTTAATTCTTCTAAGGTACAAAAAAAACCACTCTTCCGAGTGGTTTTTCATTTTGAAATCTGATCTTACTGATAGATCACAATATTATCCTTTTTAAGCTGGTATCCGCTTTTTTTATAAGGTACCAATACATAACCATCTTTTTTCCAGGCCTTAGCTTTACCTCCTGCTCTGGTAAGAATGATGCTTTCTGCACCGCTATCTTTCACAAAAACCTCAGCTTTTTTCATGTCTTTGCTGAAAATAACTGCAGCTATTGAAGTATAACTTTCTTTTGGAGCTACTTCCGTCAACTTAATTTTCTGTTCAAAAGTTCTTACACAGTCTTTCTTGATTTGAGAATAGGTATATCCTGCAGAACCAATACATCCGTGTGCATCCCTGTCTCCACCTACTACAGGTGTTTTTTGAGCGAATGCTAAAGAACCCAGGAACATAGTACTCAATAAAATTGTTTTTTTCATGTCGATTTGCATATAATAGTAATTACCGAGGTATTATTAAAAATCATGCCAAAAAAGACATAATACACATTTCTGTGAGTAACTTTTTTAAATTATTTAGTCCAGTTAATTTTTGAGTGTTGAACATTATCAGAACTGGTTCCAATCATGATATCAAACTCACCTGATTCCCAGTCGTATTTCAAATCTCCGTTGTAGAACTTCAGATTTTCAGGAGTAATGTCGAAGGTTACTTTTTTAGTTTCACCTTTTTTCAGAAATACCTTCTGGAACCCTTTCAATTCTTTTACCGGTCTTGTAATGCTTCCCACCATATCTCTGATATACAACTGAACTACCTCAGCACCATCAAAGTTTCCATTATTAGTTATGGTAATGGATGCCTGAACAGTCTGATTTCCTTTCGGATTGGTACTGGATACTGCAATATCAGAATACCCGAATTTTGTATAACTTAAACCAAATCCAAACGGATACAATGGTGTATTACACTCATCCATATAGTTGGAACGGAATCTTTGATATTCACATTTATCAGTTAATTCCTGGCTTAGCGGACGTCCTGTATTTTTAGCATTATAGTAAATAGGAACCTGTCCCAGACTTCTTGGGAAAGTCATCGGCAGCTTTCCTGATGGGTTTACTTTTCCGAATAAAACATCAGCAATCGCATTTCCAGCTTCAGATCCTGCAAACCATGCATTAAGGATGGCATCAGGAGCATCTTTTACATTGGTTAAAGCCAATGGACGGCCTGTGAAAAGTACCATTGCAATAGGCTTCCCGGTTTTCTTTAACTCATTTAAAAGATCAACCTGAGACTGAGGAATGGTAATTTCTGTTCTTGAAGAAGATTCACCGCTCATTTCCGCAGATTCTCCGATTGCCAGAACAATCACGTCGGCTTTGTTTGCAATATCTACCGCTTCTTTTAACAATTCTTCTTTTGAACGGTTATCCCTATCTGTTTTTTTACCATGAGCTGCATAGATGTCCTCCAGCTTAGCATCATAATCAATATTAGCACCTTTAGCAGAAAGGAATTTCACCTCTTTACCGTAGTTAGCCTGAAGCCCCTGCATAAGGTTTACTGCTTTATCATGTTTTGCAGCAACACTCCATGTTCCAGCCATGTTTAATGAATTGTTCACCAATGGTCCTATTACTGCAACAGTTCCTGAATTTTTCAAAGGAAGCACCTGGTTTTCGTTTTTCATCAAAACCATAGACTGAGCTGCAGCACTTCTTGCAATATTTCTGTTTTCCATGCTGTAAACTTCTTTTGCCGCCAGTTTTGCATCACCATATTTATACGGATCTGTAAATAATCCTAAGTCATATTTTGATTCAAGAACTCTTTTTGCTGCCAAATCAATTTCAGCTTGTGTTACTTTCCCTTCAGATAAAGATTTTTTTAATGTTGTTAAAAAGCCTTCCCCTACCATATCCATATCAACACCTGCTTTCAGAGCTAGTGCAGAAACCTGCTGGAGATCTCCCATACCATGGTCAACCATTTCATTGATCCCGGTGTAATCCGTTACCACAAAACCTTTAAACTTCCACTGATTTCTTAAAACCTCAGTTTGAAGCCATCTGTTTCCGGTTGCAGGAACTCCGTCCACTTCATTGAATGAGGCCATCACAGAAGCTACACCAGCATCTACCGCTGCTTTGTAAGGTGGGAAATATTCGTTGAACATTCTCACATGGCTCATATCAACCGTATTGTAATCTCTTCCTGATTCACCTGCTCCGTATAATGCAAAGTGCTTTACACAAGCCAGAATGGTATTTCCAACAGACAAATCTTTACCCTGATAACCATACACCATGTTTTTTGCAATTTCACTTCCTAAATAAGGATCTTCACCAGAACCTTCCGATACTCTCCCCCATCTTGGTTCGCGGGAAATATCTACCATCGGAGAAAACGTCCAGTTGATACCATCAGAAGAGGCTTCTTTTGCCGCTACTCTTGCTGACTGCTGAATCAGATTCATATCCCATGAAGCAGCTAAACCTAATGGAATCGGGAATGTTGTTTCATAACCATGAATAACATCCATCCCGAAGATCAAAGGAATTTTCAGACGGCTGTTTTCCACGGCTACTTTCTGAACTGCTCTGATTTTTTCTGCTCCTTTTATATTGAATAGTCCACCCACTAAACCTTGTTCAACTTTTTTACCGATGTCTGAGCTTTTAGCAAGACCTGTCGTAAAATCACCTGAACTTGGTAAGTTAAGCTGGCCGATCTTTTCATCTAATGTCATTTTTGACAAAAGATTGTCTACAAATGCTTTCTTTTTAGCCTGATACTGAGCCGTCTGATAGGACTGAACGGGCTTCGTTACCATTTCCTGTGCGGAAAACACAGGTGCCAATGCTAAAGTGGCGATTACAATTAA is a genomic window containing:
- a CDS encoding WG repeat-containing protein, with amino-acid sequence MKKLLVTILLTPIISFSQGKDDLHYFKSKDSLVGVKNKAGKIIVPAQFKVFSYLKDGDPVEGETILFDGDKEGEKPEKNAWGNVYDRKGTFLYKPFLYDNGPDYFSEGLRRLVKNGKVGFADRNGKIVIPAEHDFASPFNYGYAAFCDGCDWEKTNDEHRSIVGGKWGVMNTKGQTVQPVAKRSGNEVEIDGKYYLNPFQYNEKEKNILQFFEKQKKKLSDLYYVNFYNKLSENEKNLFFEIVERPKENFPYYQVNTYNHRKKDLDMLYRFKFLVSEDGKIFYAIGDFNEKKISFENWLKEEIKNAEDYQKEHKDNPNKFRNK
- a CDS encoding phosphoribosylformylglycinamidine synthase, whose amino-acid sequence is MSNNKRIFVEKRGIFDVESPKIFDEVKAVVPAVQSVKVYNVYDIFNLNDGEFEKVVNNTFVDPVTDILHTENPSKAVHFGMEFLPGQYDQRADSAQQCIALLTENEKSKVRSGKLIEFEGVSEADLVKIKDLLINKVESQEKDLSILDIPADETPSKVIIHENFISFNDAELENFYNNHGFALGLDDLKFIQEYFKTEQRNPTETELKVLDTYWSDHCRHTTFETELSDIQFEGQFKHTLETIFNDYIEKRKFLGRELKPISLMDLATVCGKYFHKTGNLDNLVISDEINACTIQIEAEYDGKKEPWYLLFKNETHNHPTEIEPFGGASTCLGGAIRDPLSGRSFVFQAMRLTGAADVLEPVDKTLPGKLPQKTITKQAANGYSSYGNQIGLATTMVSEIYDEGYKAKRMEVGFVTGAVPVDWVRREKPENGDSIIILGGATGRDGVGGASGSSKEQDETSIHTMSSEVQKGNAVEERKIQRLFRNPEVTKLIKKSNDFGAGGVSVAIGEIADSLEVSLDVLPLKYEGLNGTELAISESQERMAVVVDPQDKEKFIKFCEAENIVAVEVAKVTDSGRMQMFWKGDKIVDLSRAFLDTNGCSKSQEVKITHLEDVKEETKAFTAENFLTILKDKNVASQKGLLEMFDSSVGGTTVAMPLGGKYQQTLMEGSVQTLPVLGAKDIKTVSLASWGFDAEISKQNSLLGSSYAVVESVAKIVAMGGDYKNIRLSFQEYFEKLGQNPEKWGKPLASLLGAYDAQINLGLAAIGGKDSMSGTYQDLNVPPTLISFACANGDKENIISPELKNAGNKLYFFNHIAQESGLPNYNALKEVFEFIFENIKAGKIVSVKTVKEGGLAVALAKMSFGNRLGAEINADENVLLAKNIGSLIIEAKEELSSAALQLIGEVKDSGIVKINGLESNIVDLVSANTNTFENLFPTVEKEKITVEIDEKSNSIHPRNIIIKKHGIAQPKVFAPVFPGTNCEYDTLNAFQKEGAVVSSLPLININHQLLEESIDTWVEEIRTSQILAFSGGFSAGDEPDGSAKFIVNVLKNEKMKNAVHELLDRDGMIIGICNGFQALVKSGLLPYGRIKDLDENSPTLAHNAIRRHISQMVTVRVVNDESPWLKGMKGQTFTIPISHGEGRFMASEEEIKKLYENGQIATQYIDFDGNIAHGMPFNPNNSLFGIEGVTSPCGKIYGRMGHPERFAEGLMKNIPTANYHNIFKNGVEYFK
- the purB gene encoding adenylosuccinate lyase, whose protein sequence is MNSYKNPLEERYSSEEMLFNFSHNNKFQNWRKLWIALAEIEKDLGLEITDEQIAELKANAENIDYEKAAEYEKKFRHDVMAHVHAYGDVAPSAKGIIHLGATSAFVGDNTDLIQIRDGLLILKKKLVNVMKNLADFAIQYKDLPTLGFTHFQPAQLTTVGKRATLWLQSLVLDIEELDFFLETLRFRGVKGTTGTAASFLELFNGDYSKVKHLDKELSKRFGFDKVFGVSGQTYDRKIDAKVVALLGNIAQSAHKFTNDLRLLQNLKEIEEPFEKNQIGSSAMAYKRNPMRSERIGALAKYVMSLTTSSAMVASTQWFERTLDDSANKRLTIPQAFLAVDAILLIWNNIMNGIVVYPNRINKHIMEELPFMATEYIIMEEVKAGGDRQEIHEVIRVHSMEASKKVKEEGKENDLIERILNDDSLKLDKSKLKEVLDPKNFIGFAPIQTEEFVKNEVQPIIDQNKDLIGLEADLKV
- a CDS encoding ribonuclease inhibitor codes for the protein MLNTSNNNTRKMIVIHGGHFSSLAGFYKEISNVLMKDVDWKVGTLDGFDDILYGGFGVFENKEEIEIIWKESQKSKEDLGFTTTREFYENKIRQGKPFNIELIQQKLDDLTEGKGQTLFEILVEIIESHRNIALKLE
- a CDS encoding YhcG family protein, translated to MLQNQNHQQLITDLKELVDKTKYQVAAQVNSAMVVLYWKIGQRINEDVLGNKRAEYGKEIIFQISQQLTLEFGNSFSEKNIRKMMQFASVFDDFEIVASAMRQLSWTHFLLLIPISEDTKRKFYLEVCKIENWSVRTLRDKINSLLFERTAISKKPEEVIDKELKNWSENNILNPDLVFKDPYFLDFLELKDTFSEKDLEEAIIVELQKFISELGTDFAFLSRQKRITIDNRDYYLDLLFYHRKLKSLVVIELKLGEFEASHKGQMELYLSYLNKYEKVEGENPPIGLILCSGKNSEHIELMNLEGDNIKVAEYLLILPSEKVLLEKLHRSIEIARNKFDNKK